The following nucleotide sequence is from Halogeometricum borinquense DSM 11551.
GACCGGCGTGATAGAGAAGTCCATGACGAACTCCTCTCCAGTATCTGGGTCTTCCCCTGTGACCTCGTACCGGACGAACTCACCTGTAGACGCCAATCTGATGGCATCTTTCATTTCATCGACGTTTTCTTGATTCGCGTCCCACCACGTCTCCTCCCAGAGGTGTTTGCCGACCAGTTTCTCCCGTTCAACTCCGGAAAACTCGATGGCGGCGTCGTTTACTTTCAGTACTGTCCCGTCGGGTTTCATCAACCCCATCAGCTGGAACGTCCGGTTGAAGACGGCGTCGAGGCGGCGTTCGCGCCGTTTTCGCTCGGTCATGTCTCGGATAACCTTGACGAAGCCGCGACACGACCCGTCTTCGTCTTTGAGCGCGGTGAGCGTCACGGACGCCCAAAACTGACTGCCATCCTTGCGGACCCGCCACCCTTCGTCTTTGCACTGCCCGTCTCGCCGCGCCGTTTCGAGCACTTCCGAGGGATGGCCGTCTTCGATCTCCGATTCGGTGTAAAACAGCGAGAAATGCTCTCCGAGCACTTCAGACTCTTTGTACCCCTCGATATCCTCGGCTCCCCGATTCCAACTGGCGATGTGCCCGTCAGCGTCGAGTCGGAAGATCGCGTACTCTTCGACGTCTTCGACGAACGTGCTGAACTCCTCGCGTCGGCGCTTCAGTTCGCGTTCCTCCTGCCGGCGTTCGACGGTGTCGATTGCATGCGTGACGGCGTCTCCGAGTTGTTGTAGCGACTCCGTCGGTCCGTCTTGGGTACCAAAAGCGCCCTTACGGTCCGAGTACAGGCAGAGCACGCCGTAGTTCGCGCCGCGATACTCCAACGGGACGCACGCGCACGCGTTGAACCCGTGTTCGAGAGCTTCCGCTCGCCACTGCTCCCAGCCGCTACTGTCCTCGATACTCGACGTGATCTGGACTTCGTTTTCGGCGGCGGCACATTTTGCAGGCCCTCGTCCGATCATCTTGTCATCCGGCAACTCCTCGACAGAGCCCTGTTCTGCACCTGCCCATGCTGACGGCTCGATGTCGTCGCCGTCCACGCGGCCGACCCAGACGAATCTCAGTGGCGTCGTCTCGATCAGGCGGTTGCAGACTAACTGTTCGATGTGGTCGCGCGAGACGGCGTTCTCGCTTGCGCTACTCACCTCGCTTATCACCTGTGTGAACGTTTCCAAGATGTCGAGACGGTCCTGCTGGCGTTCGAGACGTTCCTCACGCTTTCGCCGGTCGGTTACGTCCCGAAAGTAAACAGTGAGCCCGGTCTCCGACGGGTAGGCGCTCACCTCGAACCACTTGTCGAGGGGCGTATAGTACTCGGTGAACGTGACGGGGTCTTTCTCCTCGAACGCCCGTTCGTACTGTTCTTGGAACGTCGAGCCGATTGCGTCCGGAAACTCATCCCAGATGGTCTCTCCGATGAGTTCGTCGGCGTCGCGGTCCAGCAACTCCGTTGCCTTACTGTTCAGATATGTGAAATGGAATTCGGGATCGACAGCAAACACTGCGTCTGAAATCCGTTCGAGATGTTCGTAGATGTCCGCATCAAGTCGGTCTCCCCCGCGCCTCGTAGAGTCCTCCATTGTTTTTGTGGTATCTCCCATGGAATGTGTGCTCGCTTCGTCGTCGTCCGTCTGCAACTAGGGCTTCGCCCGCCCGCACCGCCGCGTACGGCCGGGGAGGTGTGAACGTGCAGACGTTGTTGTAGTGACTCTTTGGTCGGAACATATACTCCTTTCCCCATTTACCACTGACATGTTGGCAATCTTATCATGGTTGGTGTTTTCACATGACACAATATTCACCCCGATTGAGTCCCTATCGAACTGCTATGAGAAAGAACGAAATCGTCCACATTCACGCGCTCTTGGTACTCATCGCGGAGAAATTCGTCGGACAAGGACTCATCGAAGCCGAGGAGTTCGCGGAGTACCGGTTGCTCGGTACCTCGCCGATGTCGCTTCGTGCGCCGCGGGCGGACCACGAGGCGGCCGTCCGCCTCCTCGCCGACACCCTCTCGACGGCGGTTGAGCGATACGAAGCCGCGGATCACAGGGCTGACGGGAGCGGGCAGCGTCTTCGACACCCGTCGTCGCGTTCTACTAGCCGCCGCTGAGCCGTTCCGCACCCGAAGAGAACGAGGAACCTACAAGGCACCGCCCGACGACGTGCCCGTATGCGACTGCAGGACTACTGGGGGGTCGGTCCGAAGACGAGCGAACGACTCCGCGAGACGCTCGGCGTCGAACGGGCCGTCGAAGCCATCGAAGGTGCCGACATCAGAACGCTCGCTGACGCGGGTCTGCCTCGTGGGCGAGCGGTTCGTATTCTCCGTCGGGCCAACGGTGCGACCGGGATGGACGCGCTCGGGACCCGAGACGTTCACGAGGTGTACGACGACTTGTTGACGCTGGCCAGCGAGTACGCCGTCACTGACCACGCTTCCGACCGAATTCGCGTTCTTACGCCGTTAGAACACGTCGAAGCGCGAGAAGAGCGACTGGACGACGTGCTCGACGCGCGCGAGGCGTGGTCGTCACTCGACGAAGACGCGAAGACAGCCGTCCTCGACGCCTTCGACCGCTACGACGAGGCGGGCGGAACAGACCGTGCGGCCGTCGAAGCCGCCCTCTCGCTCCGTGAGGCGGGGCTTCGCGGGACGACGTTCGACGCCCTCGACGGCGTGGACGACGACGCACTCCGCGATGCCGCGGGTGCCCTCGGCTACGTCGAAAGCGATGGCTCTGTCGCGGCGGGCGCAGACGACGAACTCGACCGCCTTCGTGACAAACTCGATGCCGTCCGCGAACTGGAGAACGGCGCGCTGGACGTCCTCGAATCCGTTCGGTCGCGTGGCGTCCGCAGTCTCGATGAGTTCCAGTCGGCCTTCGTCGAGTACGTCGCCGAGGAGTCCGGTCTCCGACGGGGACGGATCGAAGCAGCGACGACAGGCGACGCCTACGACGAGGCGGACTTCGCTTCGACGACGCTCAGAACGCTGGTCGAAGAACTCGAAGCCGACGTGGATGCGCGAGAAGAGAGCGTCGCAGCGGATTTACGGGCAGACGTAGAAGCCGCCAGAGCGGACGTGGACGCCGCGGTCACCGCCGTCTCCGACATCGCCTTCGAGCTGTCACTCGGTCGATTCGCCGCGGAGTACGACCTCACGCGTCCGACGCTCGTTTCCGACGGCGTAGCCGTTGTCGGGGCACGGAATCTCACGCTCTCGGGCGACGTTGATCCAGTCTCGTACGCCGTCGGTGCGCACGAACTCGACAGTGGGACGCTCACTCCTCCCTCCGGCGACCGCGTCGCCGTCCTGACCGGTGCGAACTCCGGCGGGAAGACGACGCTTCTGGAGACGCTCTGTCAAGTGGTGTTGCTCGCGTCCATGGGTCTGCCCGTCCCCGCCGAGTCGGCAGAGGTCGGCGACTTCGACACGATTGTCTTCCATCGACGCCACGCGAGTTTCAACGCTGGCGTCCTCGAATCGACGTTGAAATCTATTGTCCCGCCGCTTGCCTCCGGCGGCCGAACGCTGATGCTCGTCGATGAGTTCGAAGCCATTACCGAACCCGGCCGGGCGGCGGACCTGTTGAACGGGCTCGTCTCGCTGACGGTGCGGCAGGACGCACTCGGCGTGTACGTGACCCACCTCGCGGACGAACTGAGTCCGCTCCCAGACGAGGCGCGCATCGACGGCATCTTCGCGGAGGGCTTGACAGAAGAGTTGGCGCTTCGCGTGGATTATCAACCGCGCTTTGGTACTGTTGGCAAGTCCACACCGGAGTTCATCGTCTCCCGTCTCGTCGCCAACGCACGCGACCGCGCCGAACGACAGGGATTCGAGGCGCTTGCGGCCGCAGTCGGCGAAGAGGCGATCCAGCAGACGTTATAAAGAACAAGGAGAATACCCGCGCCTTTAGGCGCGGGATGAATCCGACATTCTGACCGGAAATACACCGACGACATTCCAGCCGGATATTCCATGCCCGGTCGTTGGTTTTAATAATAACTCCCTCATAACGTGTTATAAGGCCAGTTCGATGCTGGAGACGACCCGCACCTACGTCGCCCGAATCACGAACCACCAGCAGGTTCGTGACGATCTCGACCAGTGCGGGTTCTCAGCCTCGAAACTGTGGAACGTCGGACGCTACTATATCCAAGGCCGATGGGATGAGGACGGTGAGATACCTGACGAAGCCGAACTGAAGTCGGAGTTGAAAGACCACGAACGCTACAGTGACCTGCATTCTCAGTCAAGTCAGCGAGTTCTCGAAGAACTTGCTGAGGCGTTCACTGGCTGGTACAACTCCGACGACGGCAACAACCCACCGGGCTACCGGAAATGTGGCGACGACCACCCGCGCTCCACCGTCACGTGGAAGAAACGGGCCATCAAGCACGACGACAAGCACGGCCAGCTCCGTCTCTCGAAAGGCTTCAACCTGAAAGACGGACGGTCTGACTTCATCCTCGCAGAGTACGAAACTCGACCCGACGTACAGGTGGAGAACATCCAACAAGTGCGTGGCGTCTGGAACGGCGACGAGTGGGTACTTCACCTCGTCTGCAAGGTCGAGATTCCAGTCGAGACCGCGCCGGGCGACAACACGGCGGGGATCGACCTCGGTATCAGCAACTACCTCGCCATCGACTACGAAGACGGGGCGAACGAACTGTATCCGGGGAACGTGCTGAAAGAGGACAAGCACTACTTCACCCGCGAGGAGTACCAGACCGAAGGCGAGAACAGCCCCTCAAAGCGTGCGCGGAAGGCTCGACAGAGACTCTCCCGACGCAAAGACCACTTCCTCCACACCCTCAGCAAACACATCGTTGAACGGTGTGTCGAAGAGGGTGTGGAGAAGATCGCAGTTGGCGACCTCAGTGACATACGCGAGGATGAGAACGGCGACTCGCGGAACTGGGGTGCGTCGGGAAACAAGAAACTCCACGGATGGGAGTTCGACCGCTTCACTCGCCTGCTCGAATACAAGGCCGAGGAACACGGCATCCTCGTTGACCGCGTAGACGAGGAGAACACGAGCAAGACGTGTTCGTGTTGCGGGAAGATCCGGGATAGTAACCGCATGGAGCGCGGGCTGTACGTCTGTTCGTCGTGTGAGACGACGATGAATGCGGACGTGAACGGTGCAGTGAACATCCGCAGAAGGATAACTCAGAGTCCCCCGACAGGGGATATGAGTAACGGCTGGTTGGCACAGCCCGGAGTCTTCCTGTTCGACCGCGAGAGCGGACGGTTCACACCGAGAGAACAAGGAGTCTGCAAACCGTAATATCCCAACGCTCGGGATTCCTCCGGCTGAAGCCGGAGGAGGATGTCAACTGACGTGACTGGCGACTAACGCATCTCCTTGAGACCGACGAACGCGTCGTGGTCGGCGGACAACCACGCCGACATCCGGTCAAGACAGTGGCTCCGGCGCGGATAGACCGTACACCGGTCGGGGCTGCCGTCGTACTGGACGACAACGCTGTGAAGTTCGTAGTCTCGGCCGTCGATTTCCCGAAACTGACTCGTTTCGGCGTCGGTCGTTGACCACGGTTCGGGTGAACCCTGTGGAGTGGCGGGTGAGTCGGACATGAGCGTCCTCATCTCGAACTCCTCCCCTCCAACACATAACCTCTGCTAAGTCAACTCAATAGTCTCTGAGTTGTATAATTAGACCTCTATATCGGGTAGACAGATATGTCCCTGTCTGTGAACGGGCATCTCCGTTCGTCGGGCGAGCTTTGACCCGGACGTTTTTCGGCATCCATCGCCGAGAGGTGGTATGTTCGAGAACCGCTCCGAACACCTTCCCGATAGACAACCGTTCAAGGGGTACGGAGCGGCCGTCGTTGCGGGACCTGATCGAACCCTCATCTTCGTCAGCGGATACGGCACCGAGAACCGCGTTTTCGCCCCCAAAGACGGCGGTGGTGTCTCCGACGTGACGCCGGACGCGCTCGCGGACCGGACCGGGCACGCGCTGGGGGTCGTCGCCGCCGATATTGACGCCGACGGTGTCGAGGAAGTGTACGTCCACAACACCGACACCTACGGTGGTATCGCCTCGGAGCGAGACCGACTGTTCGACCCGACACCGAACGGATGGCGCGACATCTTTGCACTTCCCGTCAACGACGGGCGCGATAACGTCCGCGCGGGGCGGTCTGTCGCCGCCGTTGACCGTCTCGGAACGGGCCGATACGGCTTGCTTTTGGCTTGCTACGGTGCACCCATGCGGTTCTACGAACTCGGGGACAACGGCGAGGTAACTGACATGGCCGCAGAGATTGGCATCGACTTTCTCACCGGTGCCCGTTCGCTCGTTCCCGGTCCGATCGTTACGGAGCGAACGGACGTGTTCGTCGGCAACGAGCGCGGACCGAACTATCTCCTGCGTAACGAACGCGGGCACTTCTCCGATGTCGCCCCCAATTTCGGTCTCGAAGCGCCGGGCGAACACGCCCGCGGCGTCGCCCTCGTAGACCCCGACGGCGACGGCCAGTTCGACCTCGTCATCGGAAACTGGGAGGGACCGAACCACATCCTCGAACGCCGGGGCAGTGAGTTCGTGGACGTTGCGCCCGATGAGTGGATGGCCCCGTCACGCACCCGGACAGTTCTCGCTGCCGATTTCGATAACGACGGGTCCTGTGAGGTGTTTTCCAACGTGATGGGTGCTCCGAACCGACTGCTCCGCCGCCGAGAGGGTGCGTGGGTCGCCTGCGAC
It contains:
- a CDS encoding sensor histidine kinase; translation: MEDSTRRGGDRLDADIYEHLERISDAVFAVDPEFHFTYLNSKATELLDRDADELIGETIWDEFPDAIGSTFQEQYERAFEEKDPVTFTEYYTPLDKWFEVSAYPSETGLTVYFRDVTDRRKREERLERQQDRLDILETFTQVISEVSSASENAVSRDHIEQLVCNRLIETTPLRFVWVGRVDGDDIEPSAWAGAEQGSVEELPDDKMIGRGPAKCAAAENEVQITSSIEDSSGWEQWRAEALEHGFNACACVPLEYRGANYGVLCLYSDRKGAFGTQDGPTESLQQLGDAVTHAIDTVERRQEERELKRRREEFSTFVEDVEEYAIFRLDADGHIASWNRGAEDIEGYKESEVLGEHFSLFYTESEIEDGHPSEVLETARRDGQCKDEGWRVRKDGSQFWASVTLTALKDEDGSCRGFVKVIRDMTERKRRERRLDAVFNRTFQLMGLMKPDGTVLKVNDAAIEFSGVEREKLVGKHLWEETWWDANQENVDEMKDAIRLASTGEFVRYEVTGEDPDTGEEFVMDFSITPVTDERGEVVLLVPEGRDITERKQRERELRRERKRLEFMNRILRHNLLNGLNVVSARSEILQDFVDDAGRSHLTTVRERVGEMVDLVETMRSFTKAIVDSESHELKLKPLGKILVRELERLDDDNDEVMITTDGPIPDVVVVADDLLPQVFENVLSNAVQHNDKAVPRVSVSVEQRGDGAVAVRVADNGPGIPDEEKQRIVEKDVEGLATPGSGFGLYLVKELVDSYGGTIDVSDNDPEGAVFTITLQTT
- a CDS encoding UPF0058 family protein — translated: MRKNEIVHIHALLVLIAEKFVGQGLIEAEEFAEYRLLGTSPMSLRAPRADHEAAVRLLADTLSTAVERYEAADHRADGSGQRLRHPSSRSTSRR
- a CDS encoding MutS-related protein — its product is MRLQDYWGVGPKTSERLRETLGVERAVEAIEGADIRTLADAGLPRGRAVRILRRANGATGMDALGTRDVHEVYDDLLTLASEYAVTDHASDRIRVLTPLEHVEAREERLDDVLDAREAWSSLDEDAKTAVLDAFDRYDEAGGTDRAAVEAALSLREAGLRGTTFDALDGVDDDALRDAAGALGYVESDGSVAAGADDELDRLRDKLDAVRELENGALDVLESVRSRGVRSLDEFQSAFVEYVAEESGLRRGRIEAATTGDAYDEADFASTTLRTLVEELEADVDAREESVAADLRADVEAARADVDAAVTAVSDIAFELSLGRFAAEYDLTRPTLVSDGVAVVGARNLTLSGDVDPVSYAVGAHELDSGTLTPPSGDRVAVLTGANSGGKTTLLETLCQVVLLASMGLPVPAESAEVGDFDTIVFHRRHASFNAGVLESTLKSIVPPLASGGRTLMLVDEFEAITEPGRAADLLNGLVSLTVRQDALGVYVTHLADELSPLPDEARIDGIFAEGLTEELALRVDYQPRFGTVGKSTPEFIVSRLVANARDRAERQGFEALAAAVGEEAIQQTL
- a CDS encoding RNA-guided endonuclease InsQ/TnpB family protein, with translation MLETTRTYVARITNHQQVRDDLDQCGFSASKLWNVGRYYIQGRWDEDGEIPDEAELKSELKDHERYSDLHSQSSQRVLEELAEAFTGWYNSDDGNNPPGYRKCGDDHPRSTVTWKKRAIKHDDKHGQLRLSKGFNLKDGRSDFILAEYETRPDVQVENIQQVRGVWNGDEWVLHLVCKVEIPVETAPGDNTAGIDLGISNYLAIDYEDGANELYPGNVLKEDKHYFTREEYQTEGENSPSKRARKARQRLSRRKDHFLHTLSKHIVERCVEEGVEKIAVGDLSDIREDENGDSRNWGASGNKKLHGWEFDRFTRLLEYKAEEHGILVDRVDEENTSKTCSCCGKIRDSNRMERGLYVCSSCETTMNADVNGAVNIRRRITQSPPTGDMSNGWLAQPGVFLFDRESGRFTPREQGVCKP
- a CDS encoding DUF7511 domain-containing protein — protein: MRTLMSDSPATPQGSPEPWSTTDAETSQFREIDGRDYELHSVVVQYDGSPDRCTVYPRRSHCLDRMSAWLSADHDAFVGLKEMR
- a CDS encoding CRTAC1 family protein produces the protein MFENRSEHLPDRQPFKGYGAAVVAGPDRTLIFVSGYGTENRVFAPKDGGGVSDVTPDALADRTGHALGVVAADIDADGVEEVYVHNTDTYGGIASERDRLFDPTPNGWRDIFALPVNDGRDNVRAGRSVAAVDRLGTGRYGLLLACYGAPMRFYELGDNGEVTDMAAEIGIDFLTGARSLVPGPIVTERTDVFVGNERGPNYLLRNERGHFSDVAPNFGLEAPGEHARGVALVDPDGDGQFDLVIGNWEGPNHILERRGSEFVDVAPDEWMAPSRTRTVLAADFDNDGSCEVFSNVMGAPNRLLRRREGAWVACDPGAATEPRGLGTGATVCDMDGDGTLELLVVHGELDSQPLSLYAVRNENAWLRIRPLTEHRAPARNAVVTLRTDRDTQTRLICGGSGYLCQTEPVAHFGLGGDTAPFSTPRTVTVRWPDGRARTVEAPEPESELTITHPANRN